The nucleotide window ATATTTTGGTACTTGAATTGTTaatgcatttttctttttaccaTGATGGATGTATGGTTATGCCTTTTTCTTGCCCTTGTCTTTTAAATTAGGAGCCGTGTTACTTTCAGTCTTGAACTTCCCCAAATGCTTTGAATGTATTTTCTATGGTATCCAGCTTACAGAATTTGACAACAGATTTTGATTGAGTCATTCTTACATGTCTCTGTTTATCTCTAATACTCATAGTTGCATCTAGACAGAATGGTTGAACTGAGTTTGTGGCATTGATCAATTTTCTTGCAAGCACGATcaatattttattgaaaatggTTGGATATGAATGTTTGGGCTCCAAAATAATATATTTCTGCTGCAGGAATTATTTTTTCAGCATACATGTTGATGAGTTTTTTGAGTTCATTAATTGGTCTGTTTCTGATGTCTTTGGCAACCAGGTTCTTCGATTGTCACCTTTTTAATCCTTTCTTTGATTTCCATGTGGTTACCTCTGCAGGTCCTGCTGAGGGGAGCTTGCCGTGAAGAGCTAAAGAAACTTAAACATGTTGTTCAATATGCGGTTTTTGCAGCCTATCACTTGTCTCTAGAAACTTCATTTCTTGCCGACGAAGGTGCTACCTTGCCTAAAATGACAATTAGACACTCAATAACCTTACCAGAGAAGACAACTGCTGATAATTCCATATCAATCATCCCTGCCACTATTGCTGCAAGGAATTATCAGGTGGCAGAAGCTTCTGCCCACGATGAAGGAATTGTTTGTCATGGAGGATCTGAGTTATTTTCTGAGTGCCTTGATCTTGGTAATTGTAGGGTTGGAGATGTGATGTTTGATGCACATGGTGATGAATTAGCATATGATGTGGCTTGGCATTCATCTTCTTTGAATCAAGGCAAAGAGTTGAAGGATTCTGCCCTACCATTTCAAGGGGAGAGGCAAGTCAAGGCAATCCATGAACAGACAAGATCTGACAGAACTGAGGAAGGTGAAGCCTCCGGGGAGTATTTCACCTCCACCGATAATCATCAGAGTTTATTGGTATACTTTTCAAGTCGCTGTGTACTGAAAGCAAGTGTATGTGAACGCTCTCGACTCTTGCGAATAAAGTTCTATGGCTGTTTTGACAAGCCACTTGGAAGATATCTTCGTGATGACCTGTTCAACCAGGTAACTCATTTTTGGTTCTTTTTGTCTTCTGTTTGCAAGTCTTATCATGTGGCAGAATATTGTGAATTAATGGAATTTATCATTGTCCAGACTTCATGCTGTCAGTCATGTAAAGAGCCAGTTGATGCCCATGTCCTGTGTTATACCCATCAGCAAGGAAATCTTACGATCAATGTTAGACGCCTTTCATCTATAAAGCTGCCTGGAGAACGGGATGGTAGAATATGGATGTGGCACCGATGCCTAAGGTGTGCTCATATAGATGGAGTTCCACCAGCAACTTGTCGGGTGGTTATGTCCGATGATGCCTGGGGGCTTTCTTTTGGAAAGTTCCTAGAGCTTAGCTTTTCAAACCATGCTACCGCCAATCGTGTTGCACCTTGTGGTCATTCATTGCAAAGAGACTGCCTTCGCTACTATGGGTAATTTCAGTGAAGTCTGGTCTTAATTACCTCTTGATGTTTTAATATGCTGGTGATCAATTAAAGTGTGATTGAACAGGTTCGGAAGCATGGTTGCATTCTTCCGCTACTCTCCTATTGACATTCTTTCAGTCTATTTGCCTCCTTCAGTACTTGAATTCAATCTTATTCAACAAGAGTGGACAAGAAAAGAGGCGGCAGAGGTAATTTTAAGAATATTAGATTGCAAGTTGCAGTTTTTCTGATGTAAATAACTGTTTATTAATTTCTGCATGTTTTGTAGTTGTTCATTCAACTTCCTATGTATTTTTGCAGCTTACGCATGAAATGGAAACCTTCTATGTGGAGTTATCTTGTATGCTTGACAGCATGGAACAGAGAAGTAGATGTATTGGACATGAATCATCAGACATGAGCGAGATACATAATCACATCATGGAGCTGAAAGATAtgcttaaaaaggaaaaaagtgaTTATTATGTAAGCCCAATTATGTGCATCATCCGTCAATCATTATTCTTGCAGTTTTCGAAAGTGCCTGTCCTGATATATGTAACTTTATATCttgatatttttcttgttttatatgGTGGATATGCATGCTTTTAAATTATCTTCTCTTAAATAGGGTTTACTACAACATGCTGTTATGGACACGTTACAACTGGATCAAACAGCAACGGACATTCTAGAACTGAATCGCTTGAGACGTGAACTCTTAATTGGTTCTCATGTTTGGGATCGTCAGCTTTATACACTTGACTCTTTACTTCAAACAAATTATGGTTTCCTGGGTATGGGAGTGGATGCATCTCATGCCCAACTGAAAGAATTGAGTGATTCATTGTGTAAGGATGACAAGCTTAATTATGGTAATGAAGAAAATGTGTCCACTGCTACAAAATTTTATTCCTCTCCGGAGAATGATGTAGAGCCAGAGGTGAAGGACGCTAGTTTAAAACCCTTTGAACCTTCAACTGTTGAAGACTTAAGGTTGCCTTCAAGTGAACTTGTCAGGGAAAAAGAAGTACATTTAGATGGGGAAATTGCTGGCGGTAATAGATTGCTTGAAAATGCGCTCTCTGATGCATCCATTCTGTCTGAAAAAATAGATTCTGCATGGACGGGTACTGAACTTTCGACAAAAGTTCAGCTTGCACAGGCACACCAGGTGGAAGGACTCCAAGTTAGTTCCGTCAGGCAGCTTAGTCAAAATGATAATCCTTCTTTTAAAAGGGTGATGTCACCAATGAGATTTCATTCATTTGATTCTGCAGTAAGACTAAAAGAAAGAATCAATAAAGGATTGCCACCCTCTTTATTGCATTTGTCAGCAGTTAGATCATTCCATGCTTCTGGAGAATACCGAACTATGTTGAGAGATCCTGTTTCTAGTGTGATGAGGAGCTACTCCCAAGCATTGCCATTGGAGGTGCAAAAGTTGAACTCGTTACCGAGCTCCAATCCCTCCTTCATTACTTCTGTCTCTAATTTGGCTGGAGGGGCTCGATTGCTACTTCCTAAGAGGAGCAACAATGATATTGTTGTTGCTGTTTATGACAATGATCCTGCCAGCATAGTATCATATGCTCTTAGTTCTAAGGAATATGAGGATTGGGTTGCTGATAGGTCGAACGAGCGTGATGGAAAGTGGAGCACAGATGAGAGCTTCAAAGAAGATTCTGCATTTTCTGCTTGGCAATCCTTTGGCTCCCTGGATGTGGATTATATCCGTTATGGAAGTTATGCTTCTGAAGACACTTCTTCCATGAGTATGTTGTTTATGGAATCCAAAAAATCGCCACATTTAACAGTTTCTTTCGCTGATGAATCTACAATTGCTGGAGGCAAAGCGAAGTTTTCTGTTACCTGTTATTTTGCAAAGCAGTTTGACTCTCTTAGAAAGAAATGCTGCCCTAGTGATGTTGATTTTGTACGTTCATTGAGCCGCTGCCAGAGATGGAGTGCAGAAGGAGGAAAAAGCAATGTATATTTTGCCAAGTCATTGGATGAGAGATTCATTATAAAACAAGTCAAAAAGACAGAACTAGAATCCTTTGAGGAATTTGCTCCTGAGTACTTTAAATATTTGATGCACTCTCTTAGCTCGGGAAGCCCGACTTGCCTTGCTAAAGTTATTGGTATTTATCAGGTAATACGTAATTCCTTGCATGTATGAGGACTGGCCCAATGATCTTTTGACTCTTATCAAGTGTATTTTGACAGGTCACTGTAAAGCACCTGAAAGGTGGCAAGGAAACAAAAATGGATTTGATGGTGATGGAAAACCTTTTTTTCAGGAGAAATGTCACAAGAATCTATGATCTTAAGGGCTCTGCACGAGCCCGTTACAATCCTGATACAACAGGGGCAAACAGAGTACTGCTAGATATGAATCTGGTAGAGACACTGCGTACAGAACCCATTTTCCTGGGGAGCAAAGCCAAGCGAAGCCTGGAGAGAGCTATATGGAATGACACATCCTTCTTGACGGTaaaactttttttctcttttacttTTGAGATCtcatttttatgttgaattctcaagttctcttcctttttaGGTATGTGTCTGGGTCTGAATTTCGTTGTCTACccaatttcattttgttttggtaGAGGCCAAAATAATGTAAATTTGGAGCAATTGATCTAAATGACATTTGATATTCTTGGCGCCTATAATTGAGAAATATTCAGTTTTTCCCTCTCACGTATTCAATCGTTGAAGTACTTTTTAAACATGGCCCCAGTAATAGGGATATTTGTTAGTATGTTGATGGTCAAGAACACCTCCAATTTGTGTCTACTAGGAGAAGTAGTAACCATCAATCTGTTAGTTTCCACAGTTCTTTCTGCTTGTAATACAGATTTCCACCCTGATCTGTTTAAACCAGGTGAAGGGTGTAGGAAAAGTTTATCTTCAGTTCTGCACTCACTTTTTTAAATCATTCTGGTAAGTCTTTTTCTGTCTCGTGCATTTTCAGTCTGTTGATGTGATGGATTACTCGTTGCTGGTTGGGGTGGATGAGGATCGCAAGGAGCTGGTGTTAGGGATAATTGATTTCATGAGGCAATATACATGGGACAAGCATTTGGAAACGTGGGTCAAGGCATCTGGGATACTTGGAGGCCCAAAAAATGCTTCCCCAACAATTATTTCTCCCAAACAATACAAGAAAAGATTTCGAAAAGCGATGACTTCCTACTTTCTCACAGTACCTGAACAATGGTCTTCATGAAGTAAGCCATTGCATTCTTTTTGTTAGACGCATTTGTTAATAAAGCTTAGAGATAACATATGCAGAGATAAAATGGAGATACTTTTCTTTCTGCTGAGAGCTTTTGTGTATAGGGCTGAAATAGCCCGAAGAACTGTGCATAGAAGAGGGGGAATATAAAATATCTTGTTGAGAGGTCATTGTACATCCTTTTTTATATATGTGCAACCACACCTCGATGATTGCTTAAAATGACTTGTTTGTATTGTACATTTCTTATTTTGATCTTAGCAATCTAGAAGCAAGAATATTTTATGCATTGTGAAAAGTTTAAATCTTTGCTGATGAAGTTCCTATTGAAGGGCTATTCATTGTGAtagaaaaatagagaaatttatcaTCAATGGCTAAGTAAGATGTATAAGCTACTAGCTTCTTCAATTTTTCAACAACAGCTAGCACTGTTCATGGCTGGATATcggtcgattttttttttttgacataaatttacctGAAATTGTCAGTTTTGGGTTATTGGTATGTTCTTTATAGAAATATCTAAATTTGGTTTGGTTATGATCGGTAATTTTGGACAACCCTAACAACATCTAGTACCATAATTCCAGAAGCAAAAGCTACCATCAATCCTCACAAGTGAAATTCAAAGATCAAATGTATTTCTTACACGTGGGAACCAAAAATCAAATGGAATAAATGCAAATTAAAAAAGCAATGAGAATGATTTTGTATCTCATGCTCTCATCCTCAGTTCACAGGCCAAAGGGATGGTGTGGTAATCACTGTCAAATAATTGGAATTGAAGAACTACaaaagaagttagagaagatcATTGCTTTCACTTGAGCAGCTACGGCCGCTGCAACTTGCGAAGATGTTCCAACAATGAAGTGGCCTTTCGCTTGGCTCTCTCTGTGCCACTCCGAGCAAGTTCCGTCAAGGGTATGACAGCACCTAGCCTACTAATACAGGCAAGATTATCTGTTTCTTTCTTACACAGAGCAAGTAAGATTGCGGCTGCATTCTCTTGGTTGCACGGCAGACCTGTTCTCAGAAGATCTATCAGAACAGGTATGGTGCTAGCCTTAACAATAGCTATCTTAGCCTCTTGGTTGCTAGCGAGAACTGACAATATAGTTAGAGCCTCATCAACCATGCAGTTTCTTGAATCTGTCAACATCTTCAACAGCGCTGTAATAATCCCTGCCCTCACAGCCCGACCCTTGTTACCTTGATAGATGCAGAGATTAAACAGTGCTGTTGCAGCATCTTTCTTCCCACGGATACTTCCATTTTGGAGCAATTCTACCAATGCAGGAATTGCACCTGAGGCACCTATGATAATTTTGTTCTCATCTGCAAGTGACAAGCTAAAAAGGGTTGCTGCAGCATTCTCTTTTGCTTCCATGCTTCCAGCTCTCAGGACTTGGACAATAGAAGGAATAGCACCAGCGAGCATTATTAGGcctttattattttcaaatatgGAGAGGTTAAGAATGGA belongs to Tripterygium wilfordii isolate XIE 37 chromosome 2, ASM1340144v1, whole genome shotgun sequence and includes:
- the LOC120008607 gene encoding putative 1-phosphatidylinositol-3-phosphate 5-kinase FAB1C isoform X1, encoding MGIPGPSLLDLLEKKVRSWISWRSDQPRLSRDFEMANNAAKMCCECETEFTQFSNEYHCESCGRWFCAKCLWGYESDNAKNFDGGDNFRSCKFCDGIHLTHGDRKKYSKKVHPFRSHRDSPEPPSPCFSGEKMDCPMNSKFIQSDRLAHYLEIQNYGYSPRAATGRSMNSFSNHLPLENVESPSRSDGEAENRQSSEYYHDVSDVDSGNAIARHEFYCKSVGTSSSDSPSRINFSPHRAGHSVQSGQEGSPMLMSENKGPFDQETMAVSRRSDDPEYTDDYSDESLILRHQKLLDFENNGLIWFPPPPDDENDEADSNFFSYDDEDDDIGDSGAMFSSSSSLSSMFPAKEKQNEGNKEPLRIVVQGHFRALVSQLLQGEGIKVSKEESIEDWLDILTTIAWQAANYVRPDTSKGGSMDPGDYVKVKCIAAGSRTDSALVRGVVCTKNIKHKRMTTQYKNPRLLLLGGALEYQSVSNQLASFNTLMQQETDHLKMIMSKIEALRPNVLLVEKTVSPRAQEYLLAKEISLVLNVKRPLMERIACCTGALISPSIDSISTTRLGHCELFRLEKVSEEHENPNQLNKKMSKTLMFFEGCTRRLGCTVLLRGACREELKKLKHVVQYAVFAAYHLSLETSFLADEGATLPKMTIRHSITLPEKTTADNSISIIPATIAARNYQVAEASAHDEGIVCHGGSELFSECLDLGNCRVGDVMFDAHGDELAYDVAWHSSSLNQGKELKDSALPFQGERQVKAIHEQTRSDRTEEGEASGEYFTSTDNHQSLLVYFSSRCVLKASVCERSRLLRIKFYGCFDKPLGRYLRDDLFNQTSCCQSCKEPVDAHVLCYTHQQGNLTINVRRLSSIKLPGERDGRIWMWHRCLRCAHIDGVPPATCRVVMSDDAWGLSFGKFLELSFSNHATANRVAPCGHSLQRDCLRYYGFGSMVAFFRYSPIDILSVYLPPSVLEFNLIQQEWTRKEAAELTHEMETFYVELSCMLDSMEQRSRCIGHESSDMSEIHNHIMELKDMLKKEKSDYYGLLQHAVMDTLQLDQTATDILELNRLRRELLIGSHVWDRQLYTLDSLLQTNYGFLGMGVDASHAQLKELSDSLCKDDKLNYGNEENVSTATKFYSSPENDVEPEVKDASLKPFEPSTVEDLRLPSSELVREKEVHLDGEIAGGNRLLENALSDASILSEKIDSAWTGTELSTKVQLAQAHQVEGLQVSSVRQLSQNDNPSFKRVMSPMRFHSFDSAVRLKERINKGLPPSLLHLSAVRSFHASGEYRTMLRDPVSSVMRSYSQALPLEVQKLNSLPSSNPSFITSVSNLAGGARLLLPKRSNNDIVVAVYDNDPASIVSYALSSKEYEDWVADRSNERDGKWSTDESFKEDSAFSAWQSFGSLDVDYIRYGSYASEDTSSMSMLFMESKKSPHLTVSFADESTIAGGKAKFSVTCYFAKQFDSLRKKCCPSDVDFVRSLSRCQRWSAEGGKSNVYFAKSLDERFIIKQVKKTELESFEEFAPEYFKYLMHSLSSGSPTCLAKVIGIYQVTVKHLKGGKETKMDLMVMENLFFRRNVTRIYDLKGSARARYNPDTTGANRVLLDMNLVETLRTEPIFLGSKAKRSLERAIWNDTSFLTSVDVMDYSLLVGVDEDRKELVLGIIDFMRQYTWDKHLETWVKASGILGGPKNASPTIISPKQYKKRFRKAMTSYFLTVPEQWSS
- the LOC120008607 gene encoding putative 1-phosphatidylinositol-3-phosphate 5-kinase FAB1C isoform X2, with the translated sequence MKVGEPGKMEDEGFIDVRADSVMLNLIHGRILDDSGLATGRSMNSFSNHLPLENVESPSRSDGEAENRQSSEYYHDVSDVDSGNAIARHEFYCKSVGTSSSDSPSRINFSPHRAGHSVQSGQEGSPMLMSENKGPFDQETMAVSRRSDDPEYTDDYSDESLILRHQKLLDFENNGLIWFPPPPDDENDEADSNFFSYDDEDDDIGDSGAMFSSSSSLSSMFPAKEKQNEGNKEPLRIVVQGHFRALVSQLLQGEGIKVSKEESIEDWLDILTTIAWQAANYVRPDTSKGGSMDPGDYVKVKCIAAGSRTDSALVRGVVCTKNIKHKRMTTQYKNPRLLLLGGALEYQSVSNQLASFNTLMQQETDHLKMIMSKIEALRPNVLLVEKTVSPRAQEYLLAKEISLVLNVKRPLMERIACCTGALISPSIDSISTTRLGHCELFRLEKVSEEHENPNQLNKKMSKTLMFFEGCTRRLGCTVLLRGACREELKKLKHVVQYAVFAAYHLSLETSFLADEGATLPKMTIRHSITLPEKTTADNSISIIPATIAARNYQVAEASAHDEGIVCHGGSELFSECLDLGNCRVGDVMFDAHGDELAYDVAWHSSSLNQGKELKDSALPFQGERQVKAIHEQTRSDRTEEGEASGEYFTSTDNHQSLLVYFSSRCVLKASVCERSRLLRIKFYGCFDKPLGRYLRDDLFNQTSCCQSCKEPVDAHVLCYTHQQGNLTINVRRLSSIKLPGERDGRIWMWHRCLRCAHIDGVPPATCRVVMSDDAWGLSFGKFLELSFSNHATANRVAPCGHSLQRDCLRYYGFGSMVAFFRYSPIDILSVYLPPSVLEFNLIQQEWTRKEAAELTHEMETFYVELSCMLDSMEQRSRCIGHESSDMSEIHNHIMELKDMLKKEKSDYYGLLQHAVMDTLQLDQTATDILELNRLRRELLIGSHVWDRQLYTLDSLLQTNYGFLGMGVDASHAQLKELSDSLCKDDKLNYGNEENVSTATKFYSSPENDVEPEVKDASLKPFEPSTVEDLRLPSSELVREKEVHLDGEIAGGNRLLENALSDASILSEKIDSAWTGTELSTKVQLAQAHQVEGLQVSSVRQLSQNDNPSFKRVMSPMRFHSFDSAVRLKERINKGLPPSLLHLSAVRSFHASGEYRTMLRDPVSSVMRSYSQALPLEVQKLNSLPSSNPSFITSVSNLAGGARLLLPKRSNNDIVVAVYDNDPASIVSYALSSKEYEDWVADRSNERDGKWSTDESFKEDSAFSAWQSFGSLDVDYIRYGSYASEDTSSMSMLFMESKKSPHLTVSFADESTIAGGKAKFSVTCYFAKQFDSLRKKCCPSDVDFVRSLSRCQRWSAEGGKSNVYFAKSLDERFIIKQVKKTELESFEEFAPEYFKYLMHSLSSGSPTCLAKVIGIYQVTVKHLKGGKETKMDLMVMENLFFRRNVTRIYDLKGSARARYNPDTTGANRVLLDMNLVETLRTEPIFLGSKAKRSLERAIWNDTSFLTSVDVMDYSLLVGVDEDRKELVLGIIDFMRQYTWDKHLETWVKASGILGGPKNASPTIISPKQYKKRFRKAMTSYFLTVPEQWSS
- the LOC120008607 gene encoding putative 1-phosphatidylinositol-3-phosphate 5-kinase FAB1C isoform X3 gives rise to the protein MLNLIHGRILDDSGLATGRSMNSFSNHLPLENVESPSRSDGEAENRQSSEYYHDVSDVDSGNAIARHEFYCKSVGTSSSDSPSRINFSPHRAGHSVQSGQEGSPMLMSENKGPFDQETMAVSRRSDDPEYTDDYSDESLILRHQKLLDFENNGLIWFPPPPDDENDEADSNFFSYDDEDDDIGDSGAMFSSSSSLSSMFPAKEKQNEGNKEPLRIVVQGHFRALVSQLLQGEGIKVSKEESIEDWLDILTTIAWQAANYVRPDTSKGGSMDPGDYVKVKCIAAGSRTDSALVRGVVCTKNIKHKRMTTQYKNPRLLLLGGALEYQSVSNQLASFNTLMQQETDHLKMIMSKIEALRPNVLLVEKTVSPRAQEYLLAKEISLVLNVKRPLMERIACCTGALISPSIDSISTTRLGHCELFRLEKVSEEHENPNQLNKKMSKTLMFFEGCTRRLGCTVLLRGACREELKKLKHVVQYAVFAAYHLSLETSFLADEGATLPKMTIRHSITLPEKTTADNSISIIPATIAARNYQVAEASAHDEGIVCHGGSELFSECLDLGNCRVGDVMFDAHGDELAYDVAWHSSSLNQGKELKDSALPFQGERQVKAIHEQTRSDRTEEGEASGEYFTSTDNHQSLLVYFSSRCVLKASVCERSRLLRIKFYGCFDKPLGRYLRDDLFNQTSCCQSCKEPVDAHVLCYTHQQGNLTINVRRLSSIKLPGERDGRIWMWHRCLRCAHIDGVPPATCRVVMSDDAWGLSFGKFLELSFSNHATANRVAPCGHSLQRDCLRYYGFGSMVAFFRYSPIDILSVYLPPSVLEFNLIQQEWTRKEAAELTHEMETFYVELSCMLDSMEQRSRCIGHESSDMSEIHNHIMELKDMLKKEKSDYYGLLQHAVMDTLQLDQTATDILELNRLRRELLIGSHVWDRQLYTLDSLLQTNYGFLGMGVDASHAQLKELSDSLCKDDKLNYGNEENVSTATKFYSSPENDVEPEVKDASLKPFEPSTVEDLRLPSSELVREKEVHLDGEIAGGNRLLENALSDASILSEKIDSAWTGTELSTKVQLAQAHQVEGLQVSSVRQLSQNDNPSFKRVMSPMRFHSFDSAVRLKERINKGLPPSLLHLSAVRSFHASGEYRTMLRDPVSSVMRSYSQALPLEVQKLNSLPSSNPSFITSVSNLAGGARLLLPKRSNNDIVVAVYDNDPASIVSYALSSKEYEDWVADRSNERDGKWSTDESFKEDSAFSAWQSFGSLDVDYIRYGSYASEDTSSMSMLFMESKKSPHLTVSFADESTIAGGKAKFSVTCYFAKQFDSLRKKCCPSDVDFVRSLSRCQRWSAEGGKSNVYFAKSLDERFIIKQVKKTELESFEEFAPEYFKYLMHSLSSGSPTCLAKVIGIYQVTVKHLKGGKETKMDLMVMENLFFRRNVTRIYDLKGSARARYNPDTTGANRVLLDMNLVETLRTEPIFLGSKAKRSLERAIWNDTSFLTSVDVMDYSLLVGVDEDRKELVLGIIDFMRQYTWDKHLETWVKASGILGGPKNASPTIISPKQYKKRFRKAMTSYFLTVPEQWSS